The genomic region AATTTCAGCTAAAATAGCGACTGCAATTTCTTCTGGAGTAATTGCTCCAATATCAATACCAGCTGGGCCGTAAAGCTTATCAAAAAAATTAAATTCGATATCGGTTTGCATTTCAATTAGTTCATTATACATTTTTTCGCGGCGTTTTGTAGATCCTAAAATCCCAATGTAAAAAGGATGCTTATCTTTTATCGATAGTAAAAAATGTAGATCTCGGGCATAATTATGTGTCATTAATACTACTGCGGTCTGGTTGTCGATTGCAATTTCTTTCGCTTGCTCTGGCTCCAATGCCAAAACTTCTTTACTTCCCGGAAAATTTTCAGTGGTTTTAGGATCTTTGGGTGAAGAAACGATACTTACCTCCCAGCCCAATTGCGAAGCTAAAATACCTAACTTTACCGAATCATGCTCTGCACCAATTATTATTAGTTTTGAAACTGGTGATAATTGCTGACTAAACTTTTCTAATCCTGAATGAGAGCTTAATGCTCTGGAAGTCATTGAAAATTGCTTTTCACCAAAATCTATTACCGACTCTAAAACTTCCAACTCACCAACTTCCTTTTTAAAAAACGAATCGATTTTAAAAGATTTTCGCTGTGCTATTTGCTGAAAAAAAAGTTGCTCAAACTCCAAAGAAATAGCCATTGGTTCTAATAAAATATATAAAGTTCCTTCACAACCTAATCGATACCTGCCGTCGTAAGTCATCATTTTCGCTATTCCGGTTTTTAAAACCGACTGCGCTTCAAACAGCACATCTTTTTCTACACAACCACCACTTACGGCTCCGGTAATTTTTCCGCCTTCTGTAATCAACATTCGAACGCCCGGTTTTCTATAAGAAGAACCATCAAGGGCGACTACACTCGCCAAAACGCTTTTCTTCCCGTGTTGCTGGTTTTCTAAAACCTGGCTAATTATTTCTTTAAACTCGTATGTCATTTTTTATTTATTTCTTTTGCAAGCTGATCTTTTACCGGTAAATCCCTCACTCGAATTCCCGTAGCATCAAAAATTGCGTTGACTACCGCGGCACCGGCAGGACCTTGCGCCGATTCTCCTGCTCCCAATGGCGGTTGTTCTACTCTATCAATCACCTCAACTTCACACTCAGGGGTCTCTGGAAATCTAAAAATAGGATAAGAATTCCAATCCAGACTAATAATATGTTGATCGCTAAATAAAACCTTCTCTTTTATCGTCCAGCTTGCCGCCTGTATCATTCCTCCTTCCGTCTGGTTTTTAAGTCCGTCTGGATTTATACATTCTCCTGCATCGATCACTGCCCACATTTTCTTTACCAAAACTTCACTTTCTTCACTAACTTCAACCAAAGCCGCCACCGCACAGTAAGACGATGAATTTTTATATCTTGAAAATGCGACCCCAACACCCTGATTTTTAGATTTTTTAACTGAATTTATTTTTTGTTGAAGTTTTTCTAAACA from Zunongwangia profunda SM-A87 harbors:
- a CDS encoding XdhC family protein; protein product: MTYEFKEIISQVLENQQHGKKSVLASVVALDGSSYRKPGVRMLITEGGKITGAVSGGCVEKDVLFEAQSVLKTGIAKMMTYDGRYRLGCEGTLYILLEPMAISLEFEQLFFQQIAQRKSFKIDSFFKKEVGELEVLESVIDFGEKQFSMTSRALSSHSGLEKFSQQLSPVSKLIIIGAEHDSVKLGILASQLGWEVSIVSSPKDPKTTENFPGSKEVLALEPEQAKEIAIDNQTAVVLMTHNYARDLHFLLSIKDKHPFYIGILGSTKRREKMYNELIEMQTDIEFNFFDKLYGPAGIDIGAITPEEIAVAILAEILAVKRGKSIPSLREKMGAIH